From one Catenuloplanes nepalensis genomic stretch:
- a CDS encoding precorrin-8X methylmutase, with translation MTDYEYIRDGAEIYRRSFATIRAEARLDGLPEDVARVAVRMIHSCGMTDLADDLAYSRDVVVSASAALREGAPILCDANMVAAGVTRRRLPADNEVLCMLRDPRVPALAQKLGTTRSAAALELWRDRLDGAVVAIGNAPTALFRLLEMLDAGAPRPAAIIGIPVGFIGAAESKEALAVHAAGCEFLVVHGRRGGSAMTAAALNAIASEEE, from the coding sequence GTGACCGATTATGAATACATTCGTGACGGCGCGGAGATCTATCGCCGTTCGTTCGCCACGATCCGGGCGGAGGCCCGGCTGGACGGGCTGCCGGAGGACGTCGCGCGCGTCGCCGTCCGGATGATCCACTCCTGCGGGATGACGGATCTGGCGGACGACCTCGCGTACTCCCGGGACGTGGTGGTCAGTGCGAGCGCGGCGCTGCGCGAGGGCGCGCCGATCCTCTGCGACGCGAACATGGTCGCGGCCGGCGTCACCCGCCGCCGGCTGCCCGCGGACAACGAGGTGCTCTGCATGCTGCGCGACCCGCGCGTACCCGCGCTGGCCCAGAAGCTCGGCACCACGCGGTCCGCGGCCGCGCTGGAACTCTGGCGGGACCGGCTCGACGGCGCCGTGGTCGCGATCGGCAACGCGCCGACCGCGCTGTTCCGGCTGCTGGAGATGCTCGACGCGGGCGCGCCCCGGCCCGCCGCGATCATCGGCATCCCGGTCGGCTTCATCGGAGCGGCCGAGTCGAAAGAGGCTCTCGCCGTACACGCGGCGGGTTGTGAATTTCTGGTTGTGCACGGCCGCCGTGGCGGCAGCGCGATGACCGCGGCGGCGCTCAACGCCATCGCCAGCGAGGAGGAGTAA
- the cobN gene encoding cobaltochelatase subunit CobN, with amino-acid sequence MARVLLLSTSDTDLLSARASGADFRLANPARTAVGDLDGLLDGTDLVVVRILGGYRAWEEGLDALRAQARPVVVLGGEQAPDAELMRHSTVAPNIAAEAHMYLAHGGPANLTELHHFLSDTILLTGHGFAAPEPAPAWGRLKRPATSRNENAPKIAILYYRAHHMAGNTGFVHALADAVEEAGAEALPIFCASLRTPDDDLLEALRRADALIVTVLAAGGAGGVVPAAAQAGGTDDAWDVGALAQLDVPILQGLCLTSDRATWDGNDDGLSPLDAATQVAVPEFDGRIITVPFSFKETDSDGLTVYVADPERARRVAGIAFGHARLRHVPPAERRIVLMLSAYPTKHSRIGNAVGLDTPASAVRLIRAMTERGYDVGDFPGVAAQDGDALMHALIAAGGQDPNWLTEEQLEGNPVRIPAAEYRAWFATLPEELRRVTEQHWGPAPGELYVDRSQDPDGEIVLAALRGTNVVVMVQPPRGFGENPVAIYHDPDLPASHHYLAAYRWLAANFGAHAVVHIGKHGNLEWLPGKTVGLSAACGPDAALGDLPLIYPFLVNDPGEGTQAKRRAHATLVDHLVPPMARAESYGDMARLEQLLDEHANIAALDPAKLPAIRAQIWTLIQAAKLDHDLGLADRPHDAEFDDFLLHVDGWLCEVKDVQIRDGLHVLGEPPRDEARVNLVLAMLRARQMWGGQVAALPGLREALGLREDGSETLSDVDAVEAVAKTLVAEMEAARWDPAAASGVVSRADVRTPELVEKILIFAATEIVPRLDRTTDEMTHLLHALDGGYVPAGPSGSPLRGLINVLPTGRNFYSVDPKAIPSRLAWETGQAMAESLVIRYREDTGDWPRSVGLSVWGTAAMRTAGDDVAEILALLGVRPTWDEASRRVNGLAVIPLPELERPRVDVTIRISGFFRDAFPHVVALLDDAVQLVASLDEPADLNFVKAHVDADLAAHGDTRRATLRVFGSKPGAYGAGILPLIDSRNWRGDADLAEVYAVWGGYAYGRGLDGVAARADMETVYRRMSIAAKNVDTREHDIADSDDYFQYHGGMIATVRALTGTAPRAYIGDSTQPSAVRTRALSEETARVFRARVVNPRWIAAMRRHGYKGAFELAATVDYLFGYDATAGVVADWMYDTLAQTYVLDEENRKFFEQSNPWALHGIAERLLEAADRGMWEHPDQATLDGLREAYLRTEGDLEDR; translated from the coding sequence GTGGCCCGCGTCCTGTTGCTTTCCACGTCCGACACCGACCTGCTCAGCGCCCGCGCCAGTGGCGCGGACTTCCGGCTGGCCAACCCCGCCCGGACCGCGGTCGGCGACCTCGACGGGCTGCTCGACGGTACGGATCTGGTGGTGGTCCGGATCCTGGGCGGCTACCGGGCGTGGGAGGAAGGGCTGGACGCGCTGCGGGCGCAGGCCCGCCCGGTCGTGGTGCTCGGCGGTGAGCAGGCGCCGGACGCGGAGCTGATGCGGCACTCCACGGTGGCGCCGAACATCGCGGCCGAGGCGCACATGTACCTCGCGCACGGCGGCCCGGCGAACTTGACCGAGTTGCACCACTTCCTGAGCGACACGATCCTGCTCACCGGGCACGGGTTCGCGGCGCCGGAACCGGCCCCGGCCTGGGGACGACTGAAGCGACCCGCGACGAGCCGGAACGAGAACGCGCCGAAGATCGCGATCCTGTACTACCGGGCGCATCACATGGCCGGGAACACCGGGTTCGTGCACGCGCTGGCGGACGCGGTCGAGGAGGCCGGCGCGGAAGCGTTGCCGATCTTCTGCGCGTCACTGCGTACCCCCGATGATGATCTTCTTGAGGCCCTGAGGCGGGCGGACGCGCTGATCGTGACCGTGCTGGCGGCCGGCGGTGCCGGGGGTGTCGTGCCGGCGGCGGCGCAGGCCGGCGGCACGGACGACGCGTGGGACGTGGGCGCGCTCGCGCAGCTGGACGTGCCGATCCTGCAGGGGCTGTGCCTGACCAGCGACCGGGCCACGTGGGACGGCAACGACGACGGGCTGTCGCCGCTGGACGCGGCCACCCAGGTCGCGGTGCCGGAGTTCGACGGCCGGATCATCACGGTGCCGTTCTCGTTCAAGGAGACGGACTCCGACGGGCTGACCGTCTACGTGGCCGATCCGGAGCGGGCGCGGCGGGTCGCGGGCATCGCGTTCGGGCATGCGCGGCTGCGGCACGTCCCGCCGGCCGAGCGGAGGATCGTGCTGATGCTGTCGGCCTATCCGACCAAGCACTCCCGGATCGGCAACGCGGTCGGACTGGACACGCCGGCCTCCGCGGTGCGGCTGATCAGGGCGATGACCGAGCGCGGGTACGACGTGGGCGACTTCCCCGGCGTCGCGGCGCAGGACGGCGACGCGCTCATGCACGCGCTGATCGCGGCCGGCGGCCAGGACCCGAACTGGCTGACCGAGGAGCAGCTGGAGGGCAATCCGGTGCGGATCCCGGCCGCGGAGTACCGCGCCTGGTTCGCCACGCTGCCCGAGGAGCTGCGCCGGGTGACCGAGCAGCACTGGGGGCCGGCGCCGGGCGAGCTCTACGTCGACCGCTCACAGGACCCGGACGGCGAGATCGTGCTGGCGGCGCTGCGCGGCACGAACGTGGTGGTGATGGTGCAGCCGCCGCGCGGGTTCGGCGAGAACCCGGTCGCGATCTACCACGACCCGGACCTGCCCGCGTCGCACCACTACCTGGCCGCCTACCGCTGGCTGGCGGCGAACTTCGGCGCGCACGCGGTCGTGCACATCGGCAAGCACGGCAACCTGGAGTGGCTGCCCGGCAAGACCGTGGGCCTGTCCGCCGCGTGCGGGCCGGACGCCGCGCTCGGCGACCTGCCGCTGATCTACCCGTTCCTGGTCAACGACCCCGGCGAGGGTACGCAGGCGAAGCGCCGCGCGCACGCCACGCTCGTCGACCACCTGGTGCCGCCGATGGCGCGCGCGGAGTCGTACGGCGACATGGCCCGGCTGGAGCAGCTGTTGGACGAGCACGCGAACATCGCGGCGCTGGACCCGGCGAAGCTCCCGGCGATCCGCGCGCAGATCTGGACGCTGATCCAGGCCGCGAAGCTCGACCACGACCTGGGCCTGGCGGACCGGCCGCACGACGCGGAGTTCGACGACTTCCTGCTGCACGTGGACGGCTGGCTGTGCGAGGTCAAGGACGTGCAGATCCGCGACGGTCTGCACGTGCTCGGCGAGCCGCCGCGCGACGAGGCCCGGGTCAACCTGGTGCTCGCGATGCTGCGCGCGCGGCAGATGTGGGGCGGCCAGGTGGCGGCGCTGCCCGGGCTGCGCGAGGCGCTCGGCCTGCGCGAGGACGGGTCGGAGACCTTGTCCGACGTGGACGCCGTGGAGGCGGTGGCGAAGACGCTGGTCGCGGAGATGGAAGCGGCCAGGTGGGATCCCGCGGCGGCGTCCGGCGTGGTGTCGCGCGCGGACGTCCGTACCCCCGAGCTGGTGGAAAAGATCTTGATCTTCGCGGCGACGGAGATCGTGCCGCGGCTGGATCGCACCACGGACGAGATGACGCACCTGCTGCACGCGCTGGACGGCGGCTACGTGCCGGCCGGGCCGAGTGGGTCGCCGCTGCGCGGTCTGATCAACGTGCTGCCGACCGGGCGGAACTTCTACTCGGTGGACCCGAAGGCGATCCCGAGCCGGCTGGCCTGGGAGACCGGGCAGGCGATGGCGGAGTCGCTGGTGATCCGCTACCGGGAGGACACCGGCGACTGGCCGCGGTCGGTCGGGCTGTCGGTGTGGGGCACCGCGGCGATGCGCACGGCCGGTGACGACGTCGCGGAGATCCTGGCGCTGCTCGGCGTGCGGCCGACCTGGGACGAGGCGTCGCGGCGGGTGAACGGGCTCGCGGTGATCCCGCTGCCCGAGCTGGAGCGGCCCCGGGTGGACGTGACGATCCGGATCAGTGGGTTCTTCCGGGACGCGTTCCCGCACGTGGTGGCGCTGCTGGACGACGCGGTGCAGCTGGTCGCGTCGCTGGACGAGCCCGCCGATCTCAACTTCGTGAAGGCGCACGTGGACGCGGACCTCGCGGCCCACGGTGACACGCGCCGGGCCACGCTGCGGGTGTTCGGGTCGAAGCCGGGGGCGTACGGCGCCGGAATCCTGCCCCTGATCGACAGCCGGAACTGGCGCGGCGACGCGGACCTGGCCGAGGTCTACGCGGTGTGGGGCGGCTACGCCTACGGGCGCGGGCTGGACGGGGTCGCGGCGCGGGCCGACATGGAGACCGTCTACCGGCGGATGTCGATCGCGGCGAAGAACGTGGACACGCGCGAGCACGACATCGCGGACTCGGACGACTACTTCCAGTACCACGGCGGGATGATCGCCACGGTGCGCGCGCTGACCGGGACCGCGCCTCGCGCGTACATCGGCGACAGCACCCAGCCCTCCGCGGTACGCACGCGCGCGCTGTCCGAGGAGACCGCGCGCGTGTTCCGGGCCCGGGTGGTCAACCCGCGCTGGATCGCCGCGATGCGCCGGCACGGCTACAAGGGCGCGTTCGAACTGGCCGCGACCGTCGACTACCTGTTCGGCTACGACGCGACCGCGGGTGTGGTCGCGGACTGGATGTACGACACGCTCGCCCAGACCTACGTGCTGGATGAGGAGAACCGGAAGTTCTTCGAGCAGTCCAACCCGTGGGCGCTGCACGGCATCGCCGAGCGGCTGCTGGAGGCGGCGGACCGGGGCATGTGGGAGCACCCGGACCAGGCCACGCTCGACGGGCTGCGCGAGGCGTACCTGCGCACGGAGGGTGACCTCGAGGACCGCTGA
- a CDS encoding TetR family transcriptional regulator C-terminal domain-containing protein has product MCSRTCASRDERIGRILAGDRRRRHDAVALAVRAGQADGSITREEDPADLTWTIAGLIAGIRVNAAAQRLRRGAAPHHRHRTARTAALSSSCGRESLLPEFCTS; this is encoded by the coding sequence CTGTGTTCCCGGACCTGCGCCTCGCGCGACGAGCGGATCGGCCGGATCCTGGCCGGCGACCGGCGCCGCCGGCACGACGCGGTCGCGCTCGCGGTGCGCGCCGGCCAGGCCGACGGCTCGATCACCCGCGAGGAGGACCCGGCCGACCTGACCTGGACGATCGCCGGGCTGATCGCCGGAATCCGGGTCAACGCCGCGGCGCAGCGCCTCCGTCGAGGCGCTGCGCCGCACCACCGTCATCGGACTGCGCGCACTGCGGCCCTGAGTTCCTCATGCGGCCGGGAATCTCTGCTGCCCGAATTTTGTACTTCGTAA
- a CDS encoding DUF6886 family protein: MRPEPGQVLHFSEDPGITRFVPHVAPTSTRAEPLVWAVDHDRAPDYWFPRACPRAMAWITPTTTAADRDRILGPGGGTRVHAIEYGWLEAIRTVRLFAYRLPADRFTPIGDPEPHAHAAHEPITPLAPPEPVGDLLALHEAAGIQLRVLPALWPFWDATITTTLAFSGIRLRNARPRAD; encoded by the coding sequence ATGCGCCCGGAACCCGGCCAGGTCCTGCACTTCTCCGAGGACCCCGGCATCACCCGCTTCGTACCGCACGTCGCCCCGACCAGCACCCGGGCCGAACCGCTGGTCTGGGCCGTCGATCACGACCGGGCCCCGGACTACTGGTTCCCCCGTGCGTGTCCGCGCGCCATGGCCTGGATCACGCCCACCACCACCGCCGCCGACCGTGACCGGATCCTCGGCCCGGGCGGCGGCACCCGGGTGCACGCGATCGAGTACGGCTGGCTGGAGGCGATCCGCACGGTCCGCCTCTTCGCCTACCGCCTCCCGGCGGACCGCTTCACCCCGATCGGCGACCCGGAGCCGCACGCCCACGCCGCCCACGAGCCGATCACCCCGCTCGCCCCGCCGGAGCCGGTCGGCGACCTGCTCGCGCTGCACGAGGCGGCCGGCATCCAGCTCCGCGTCCTGCCGGCCCTCTGGCCCTTCTGGGACGCCACCATCACCACGACGCTCGCCTTCAGCGGCATCCGCCTCAGGAACGCCCGGCCACGGGCGGATTGA
- a CDS encoding pyridoxamine 5'-phosphate oxidase family protein, whose translation MIDFPTGRAAGGAHAGERAVQERAHEGGPEWGSPMFGPEIPLGFVPFLRAQHMLIAGAADDDGAVWSTVLTGRPGFIQPADERTIVVDALPAPGDPLHGAFRTYRDVGLLALHPQTRRRIRVNGVARQDGQRLIVRTEQVLGNCPKYLQTRTITGSDDATPAGAPAAGTALTDGQRRWIETADTFFIASRSPEHGADSSHRGGTPGFVTVTGPRTLRWPDYTGNQFYMTLGNLHLDPASGLLFLDWEHGHTLQLTGAARIDWAPESAAAYPGALRVVEFDVASVVQRDHASPLRWQLQEYSRVNPPVAGRS comes from the coding sequence ATGATCGACTTTCCTACCGGCCGGGCCGCGGGTGGCGCTCACGCCGGTGAGCGGGCGGTGCAGGAGCGGGCACACGAGGGCGGGCCCGAATGGGGCTCGCCGATGTTCGGACCGGAGATCCCGCTCGGCTTCGTCCCGTTCCTGCGCGCCCAGCACATGCTGATCGCCGGGGCCGCGGACGACGACGGCGCGGTCTGGTCGACGGTCCTCACCGGACGGCCGGGCTTCATCCAGCCGGCCGACGAACGCACCATCGTCGTCGACGCGCTGCCCGCGCCCGGCGACCCGCTGCACGGCGCCTTCCGGACGTACCGGGACGTCGGCCTGCTCGCGCTGCACCCGCAGACCCGGCGCCGGATCCGCGTCAACGGCGTGGCACGGCAGGACGGGCAACGGCTGATCGTGCGCACCGAACAGGTGCTCGGCAACTGCCCGAAATACCTGCAGACCCGCACGATCACCGGCTCCGACGACGCCACCCCGGCCGGGGCGCCGGCCGCGGGCACCGCCCTCACCGACGGGCAGCGGCGCTGGATCGAGACCGCCGACACGTTCTTCATCGCCAGCCGATCGCCGGAGCACGGCGCCGACTCGTCCCACCGCGGCGGCACGCCCGGCTTCGTCACGGTCACCGGGCCGCGCACGCTGCGCTGGCCCGACTACACCGGCAACCAGTTCTACATGACGCTCGGCAACCTGCACCTCGACCCGGCGAGTGGCCTGCTGTTCCTGGACTGGGAGCACGGGCACACCCTGCAGCTGACCGGCGCCGCGCGGATCGACTGGGCGCCGGAGAGCGCGGCGGCGTACCCCGGCGCACTGCGGGTCGTGGAGTTCGACGTCGCGTCCGTGGTGCAGCGCGACCACGCCAGCCCGCTGCGATGGCAGCTGCAGGAATATTCGCGGGTCAATCCGCCCGTGGCCGGGCGTTCCTGA
- a CDS encoding precorrin-2 C(20)-methyltransferase, which translates to MAGRLYGVGLGPGDPELVTVKAARLIGAADVIAFHSARHGRSIARGIAAPYRRDGQVEEALVYPVTTETTDHPGGYRGALEDFYADAAERLAAHLDAGRDVVVLCEGDPFFYGSYMHMHKRLSTRYGTEVIPGVTSIAGAAAELGRPLVEAEETLTVLPGTLPPADLAARLASADSAAIMKLGRTFGAVRDALESAGRLDDAWYVERATTPQQRIAPLASVDPSTVPYFSVALLPSRVHASTAAALSSMPPSPAAGAVTVVGLGPAGREWLTPQAQDALSAATDLVGYGPYLDRIPGNPRQVRHPSDNRVESERAEFALTLASRGRRVAVVSSGDPGVFAMASAVLEVAATEPYTSIPVTVLPGLTAAQAVASRVGAPLGHDYATISLSDRLKPWDVIEERLTAAARADLVIAIYNPASKSRTWQVEKARDLLLEHRSADTPVVLGRDVGGSGERVSVVRLGDLDPDAVDMRTLLIVGSSQTRHVNGTVFTPRRYPTG; encoded by the coding sequence ATGGCCGGCCGGCTCTACGGCGTCGGGCTCGGACCGGGCGATCCGGAGCTGGTGACCGTCAAGGCCGCCCGCCTGATCGGCGCCGCCGACGTGATCGCCTTCCACAGTGCCCGGCACGGGCGCAGCATCGCCCGCGGCATCGCCGCACCCTACCGCCGGGACGGCCAGGTCGAGGAGGCGCTCGTCTACCCGGTGACCACCGAGACCACCGACCACCCCGGCGGCTACCGCGGCGCACTCGAGGACTTCTACGCCGACGCGGCCGAGCGCCTCGCCGCGCACCTCGACGCGGGCCGCGACGTGGTCGTCCTCTGCGAGGGCGACCCGTTCTTCTACGGCTCCTACATGCACATGCACAAACGCCTCTCCACACGGTACGGGACGGAGGTGATCCCCGGCGTCACCTCCATCGCGGGTGCCGCCGCCGAACTCGGCCGCCCGCTGGTCGAGGCCGAGGAGACGCTGACCGTCCTGCCCGGCACGCTGCCACCCGCCGACCTGGCCGCCCGGCTCGCCTCCGCCGACTCGGCCGCGATCATGAAGCTCGGCCGCACGTTCGGTGCGGTCCGCGACGCACTCGAATCCGCCGGCCGCCTCGACGACGCCTGGTACGTCGAGCGCGCCACCACCCCCCAGCAGCGCATCGCACCACTCGCCTCGGTCGACCCGTCCACCGTGCCGTACTTCTCGGTCGCGCTGCTGCCCAGCCGCGTACACGCGTCCACTGCCGCCGCGCTGTCGTCGATGCCCCCGTCGCCCGCGGCCGGTGCGGTGACCGTGGTCGGGCTCGGCCCGGCCGGGCGCGAGTGGCTGACCCCGCAGGCACAGGACGCGTTGAGCGCCGCCACCGACCTCGTCGGATACGGCCCCTACCTGGACCGGATCCCCGGCAACCCGCGGCAGGTACGGCACCCCAGCGACAACCGGGTGGAGTCGGAACGCGCCGAGTTCGCGCTGACGCTCGCGTCACGGGGCCGCCGGGTGGCCGTGGTGTCGTCCGGCGATCCCGGCGTCTTCGCGATGGCGAGCGCGGTGCTGGAGGTGGCCGCGACCGAGCCCTACACGTCGATCCCGGTCACGGTGCTGCCGGGTCTGACCGCGGCACAGGCCGTGGCCAGCAGGGTGGGTGCGCCGCTCGGGCACGACTACGCGACGATCTCGCTCTCCGACCGGCTGAAGCCGTGGGACGTGATCGAAGAACGCCTGACGGCGGCTGCGCGGGCCGACCTGGTGATCGCCATCTACAATCCGGCGTCGAAGTCGCGGACGTGGCAGGTGGAGAAGGCACGAGACCTGCTGCTGGAGCACCGGTCCGCGGACACGCCGGTGGTGCTGGGGCGTGATGTGGGGGGTTCGGGGGAGCGGGTCAGCGTGGTCCGGCTCGGCGACCTGGACCCGGATGCGGTCGACATGCGGACGCTGCTGATCGTGGGGTCGTCGCAGACCCGCCACGTCAACGGGACCGTGTTCACGCCGCGCCGGTATCCGACGGGCTGA
- a CDS encoding cobalt-precorrin-6A reductase, with the protein MRVLILGGTAEARRLASSLTGLPGVSVTSSLAGRTSTPSLPPGDVRIGGFGGVTGLIAWLRSSGMDAVIDATHPFAAVMSTSAAEACGEVGIPLLMLRRPGWIERDGDDWRRVPSIAAAARVLPHVGQRALLTTGRQTLGAFASLGTVWFLVRAVEAPAPPAPARMVVLLDRGPFTPAGEEALMRKHRIDVVVTKDSGSSAVEAKLEAARVVGIPVLMVDRPAIPAGVRTVPTVEDAVAWVVAAGG; encoded by the coding sequence ATGCGCGTGCTCATCCTCGGCGGAACGGCCGAAGCCCGCCGACTGGCCTCGTCGCTGACCGGGCTGCCGGGCGTCTCGGTGACCAGCTCGCTCGCGGGCCGCACCAGCACGCCGTCGCTGCCGCCGGGGGACGTGCGGATCGGCGGCTTCGGCGGGGTGACCGGGCTCATCGCCTGGCTGCGTTCGTCCGGGATGGACGCGGTGATCGATGCGACGCATCCGTTCGCGGCCGTCATGAGCACGTCGGCGGCGGAAGCCTGCGGCGAGGTGGGGATTCCGCTGCTGATGCTGCGGCGCCCCGGGTGGATCGAGCGAGACGGTGACGACTGGCGGCGGGTCCCGTCGATCGCGGCGGCGGCGAGAGTGTTGCCGCACGTCGGACAGCGGGCGTTACTGACCACCGGAAGGCAGACACTGGGTGCTTTCGCATCGCTCGGCACGGTGTGGTTCCTGGTGCGGGCGGTGGAGGCACCGGCACCGCCCGCACCGGCGCGGATGGTCGTGCTGCTGGACCGCGGCCCGTTCACGCCGGCGGGCGAGGAGGCGTTGATGCGGAAGCATCGGATCGACGTCGTGGTGACGAAGGACAGCGGAAGTTCCGCCGTCGAGGCCAAACTCGAAGCGGCACGGGTGGTGGGGATTCCGGTGCTGATGGTGGACCGGCCGGCGATCCCGGCGGGGGTACGGACGGTGCCGACGGTGGAGGACGCGGTGGCGTGGGTGGTGGCTGCCGGCGGGTGA